CTAGAAGCCTTTTTTCAGGGAAAGAGGAACGTTTCTCTGAGTTTAACGTGTACATACATACAAGAGGATTTAGtagttttgtagttttttttattttttagatcaactttttgttgttttttttatatgcagacatacagaacagagaaacacaaattgaacaagaacaaaaaccctcacccaccccccaccctctgcggtctcgaggaaaataaaacaaaataatcaaatcacaccttgcctaatcactctcctctaattcttgtggtGTTGAGGTCATTAgatctgatatttgtgctgctgtgcttttccataggttgatagtcgatgacttggctttgttaatccttgctgtatagagctcaagcataactatgtctagaaaatacaccaaccactgttttatacaaagtaagagccagcgttgagctatcattttcttggttgcagttgagccggctagccaaattttccactgtctcccaagcaggtgtaatttagagtcgtcgttaagtaacaaaacaatcgggtcagtagaaattcgacatcctatcacatcagatattattgatgttgttttattccagaactcatgcacctcttcacactcccagaccatgtgcaggaaggttccagtttgttcaggttgacagaatgtGCAGTAAGGAGttggaatgactttagagatcTATCTCTTCtggggagtccaatatgtcctatggcatatgttgaagtggatctgctggtgatttgggttcttggaacagtggaaaatgttgtcccaaactgtctcccaattaattgcgttcccctcagggctcagctctcgctcccatttctttactaatgggagttctcctatggatacttgcatcagttttcTCAACTAGTTTTGAAGCCAATCATAGTCTAGTATGCCTTTTGAAACTTGAGCGCACATACACTGAGAAACACTGAGACTGAGATCGACATTACAGTGAAGTAGGAGACTGTCCAACAGTTAaacttttgaaatgaaaaatattaGCATATTCATAGATTTTTTATTTCCCTGAGGGAGAGGGAGTATGTGTAATTTTGGGAATTTTTAATGAGGTAATTGAACTTTTCTGTGAGAaaaatgttattatattattccaAGTATTTCTGTGGGTCTAAAAACATGTCCCTTTATTATTTAGTAGTAGTGTTATGTGATCTGTGATCTCCACCTTGAACAGTTGACAAATTTCTCGACACAAGCCTTTATCAGTCAAACTCCAgcgtacacacaaaaacacacgcacacattccACATGGCAGTGCACACATGTAGAAAGCGCTTTGCTGAAGCATCCTGTCATTCTAATTGAAATGTGATAAGTTTAATTTGCTGCAGAGCCAATCAGATGGCGAAGGCCTCAAAAAAGATGAATCTGCAGAAGccgaagaggaagaagaggtgaACCCCCCAGAAAGCAAAACAGTAAGTTAATCCCATCACTGTCGGACAAACTGTATTGATTACTGATCCTTAGTATTGGTCTTTAAGCTCAGACCATGGATTGGTACACACAGTGATTAGTATAGAGACTGACTGACCTGtagtatttatgtatgtatctgGGAGTCTGAGATCTTTTGAAATCATCTATGCGTGTTATGAACCCACATTGTTGCTACATGCAGGTGAAAACAAACACTCTGCCAGGATCTAAAGCCGCCTTTCAACCCAAGTTTCTGGAGTCTTCTTAGTCCCCAGAACTATTTTTGAAGGAGCTAGAAGgttcttttaaagtgctcatattatgctttttgactttttccctttcctttattgtgatatttatgtttttgtgcatgttataggtttacaaagcgaaaaatcccaaagtccaccccaaagggacttaccatctccaacagaaaacactgttcacaaactgctccaaacagctctattgtagtccagcctttacttccgtgacgaacgtgtgtcactttgtaaaacacgttataatgctcgcctagctgctaacgtggcacgccctcatactctgcttctgactggctagtagtccttacctagttactgcgtatgtgcgactcccaacaaagatggaacagaagtgagatgtctcactctgtagttgaagagagagctcaacacacagggggaatagaggagctgcagcaatgtgcagtacaacaaagacatggtgttttttgaaaattaaactatgtaaacctattctgatataacctctaaatacaattatgaacctggaaatgagcataatatgagcactttatgAGCGTTGTCTGCGTTTCCGCCGTGGTCTAAAGATTGGGCAAATAGTCCGCTGAAGTATAGGGTTAGAGCAAAGCAGCACGACAGGATGAGGGCTGCTGGTGGTCACAGGAGTAAACCCATGATACATGATGCAGTTCAGTGTGCCGTGACCGTTTCATCTAAAAATAACACTTGGAAAGAATTAGTCTCATTGTGCTTTAGAGCGTAACCACTgagaaaatatcagaaaataaggttttctttctctcagtcACAGCACCACCTCTCTTTCGCTCGCCCAAGACACACGTCTGCAGGCGGCAGTtcattgttcatttcatttattgcaGGTGCGAGCcagctccctctctctttcgctcTGTCTTTGTTTAGGACTGCTGCACCTGCAATAAATGAAATGCAGAAGAGGGTAATGAAACTATAAGAGAGCACATCTGTTAAGTGTTAAGTGTTTAATGATCAGTTATTTTGGGCTTAAGAACTCACTCGTTGAGAAACCGTCAGAAATGGCTACATTATTTCATTACCCAGGAATATTTTGCATTATTTTATACACATTTCTCCAAAAGTCAGACTGATAATAGTAATCTTAAGATCTCCACTAGATTTTAAAATGAAGAATGAATGAAGAACAATGTTTGGCTGCACAGCATTCATTTTGTAATTACTTTCCCACTCCAAGTCACTGCTTTTTAAGGGGTTGttaagcagattttttttttttttttttttatctttcagtGATAGGAGTAGGGGAGATTAGACTTCAAATTATAGTAATCCAAAAATATAGTTGTATATTTGAGGAAAGAAACATACAGATGACATATTTGCAAAAAGGTTGGATCCTTGTAACACACCTTACAGCACAGATGCAGTTCTTTCAGTCAAAGTCACCAACAGCTGTAATGAAATGTAGTTCTTCCGGTTATTGCTTTTCATGTCGCCTAACATTGTAGCGTGCCTTTCTTTTACAGACCAAGGTGAAAAAACAccagcataataataataataattttaaccTTTTATTAATCCAGGTAAGTCAattgagaacaacttctcatttgTAACgatgacctgtcacattcacacaattACCCATTCATActtggaagctgcccagtacaactaCTActggttaagggccttgctcaagggcacctcagtggagggacaagcactgctctttcactttccccacccagatttttttttttttctgtcctcccggtcacaagctcgcttctttaaccACTAGGCCCCCACtgcctatactatatatactatactgaaTTCATTACATCCTCAAATGTATTTGACAAGGCCacacaatgttaatattttaaattagcAAGGAGTTCATATGCAACCCTTTTTCTCCCAGCTACTTATTTATTTCATCGTGTTCACACTTTGTTTACCTCAGGCTCAGTCCGATGATGAGGGGCTGAAAGAAGAAGATGATTCTTCAcccaaagaagaaaagaaagtcgAGGAGGGCCAAGACAAAACAGAGgtcttttaatttatttcttaAACTCAATGCTTGTTGAATGATTAAACAGTTCTTGGTTAGATTTTTGCAATGATAGTCATCAGGAACAAATGTTCATTTTACTGTAATTACtgctaaaggaacatttcaGAATGTTGACCTGTACCTTCCTTAGAGTAACACTGCTAttctgatttttcttttttagaccAAAGTCAAGAAACCTAAGAGACACAATCCCTTCATGCCTCGGGGCAAGGTAACATTAAAAGTAAGGTAACTTTCGGGCATTCCTGCTCTTCTTCAGGACACTCAAACATGTGACATGTACAAACGTGTTTCCTCCTGTGTGGACAATACTCGTTTGTTTAAACAACACtgccaaaatgtattttaacacCTAATTACAGTTACTTCCAAGGATAACACTGATATAACTGCACTTTGAGCTCATTGAGCTCATCctaagaagaaaaataaatctttttttttttttaagacagtGGATCTGTATCACTCTATAAAGACAGTGTGTTTCAGCATGTCCCTGAACTGGGGAAACTGAAATGTGGTAGACTGATCCAGGCCTACGCCATACTAcatttaaaggccctgacacaccaacccgataatcggccgttggacagtctgccgaggtcggtgactcgagtctgtttggtgtgttccgtgccgtcgtccgtcggaggggccgtcggccttcacttgacttgctgggtcggacggcaagcagtcggactcaatggccaatctgattggtggagcgcagagatggggactcgagtctgagactcggactcgagtcgcacttaagtcgcacaaacagctgacttcagacttgacttgcgactcgacccaaaagacttcatactcgagcttcgagacttgTCAACagcatgttttcatgcaattattgctttttaaatctaaatttattcatgtatttctattttcttttattggcacatatacgttggggaaacgtatgacgagtctcatgtcccctgccctttgccataatgtgcaacgtaatgcatgcgttatgccttatgtgcgcgcactcacataaaaaaaatatatatattgatgatggcgacaccaagtcctcccggagttgtgccttttgtcattagttttgctttcaataacttggtaaacagtggcagtaagccaacagctacatgcaaggtgtgtggcaccaagataaatgatgccggatcaacaacgtcggacttcatcaggcatctccaaACGCACCCAAATAGTCACTCacacgctaatgtgaaagagacgtcacatttagcatatatcgtcacaggtaactaGCTAACCATTGCACAGTGTTGTGCTAATGAAAACgaaatgctgggaacaggcacattgtatctttatagttagtaattgcggaggctcagacatccatggcccacaggaggcgggacgcacggatccatctccccaggaacaaacgctgtgtcggctgggcaaactcatgtgatgcgtaattgatcccgtggatgatttgtaggctattaagtgaacaaggtgtatccggtccaccaaacactggtcttaattctgcacatatttctgttgctgtagtcctatttactatttcattatttaatccatgcgtggcgcagcggatccgtgcgcactgtcacctgccttggagacgctggcctcactaacctctcctcctctgagtcgggtcttTCTCAcactggactcagtttcactgagcctaCTAACACTTAGGAAATAAATGGTATTACATTCaaagttcaaactgcttattgtgcgtaatttggactgacattGAGATGcgtgttgttctgtaactggtgtggcgctgccactattctcttgatttccacttcgacacttttttttagtgaaagagacgttacatttagcttaaatcaccacaggtaacaagctaaccgcTAAtgtgggaacaggcacattgtatctttatagttgtatccatatgatgtgacagacttggGTTAATattcaccaggtccgagggctagagggatgtgttaaatagaccccataaagttctCCTACagctgattttgatactgtactgtatggatggtagctacaggacatgctttgaattcataagatttaacaatacagtgttagggacagatcagatgaccagagacttgagacttggcttggactcgtggcaaaagacttgagacttgacttgaacttgcccctcaaagacttgagacttgacttggactcgagctcaaagacttgggactcgacttggacttccaaaaaatgacttgtgaacatctctggtggagtgctaacccggaaatgacgagcgggatgaacctgactaagcctctcaaaatctgacgaaaatcgatctgaaatgaagacagagtcagcaactgcacggcctatttctcgcttaaaatgttttcaggaacaagtttcggtgaactatcttcataaaatatgagatcgtattccgaacgaagccaccattatgctcggttgtaaaatccgggagaagccagacccacgtgacacacgttcgtccaatcagctgccggttttcattgtttgggcgacaatacagattagcgccgcctgctgttatggagacgtattacatctcgcgcacacgcagaacgtacgctcaagtcagcgttgcttcggtgtgttccgaggcccttttttgaccaactcggggaggctcatcagtccgactgccttttctgccgaacgtcggctgtcgggttggtgtgACAGTGTGTCAGAGCCATAACTGTCATGAAGTGCAGTACACTTCATGCAAGTGTGCAGTCTTGCCATGTTTTGATGGCGAGGTTATTAGTTAGCATATTCTGTGCAAATCACTGTGCTATGTTCCGTAGCCGCTGATTCCAAggccagaaaaaaaaagtttttgtgcCATTCATATTTTGACCAGAGTTCCTCTTTTCACTTTGTAACTAATTCTTAATTTGTTCCAATAAACTGGACTTTATTGGAACTGAAATCTGCCCAAACACAAAATTTCAGATTGATATTAGAAATgatttaactgtgtgtgtgtgtgtgtgtgtgtgtgtgtgtgtgtgtgtgtgtgtgtgtgtgtgtgtgtgtgtgtgtgtgtgtttcagggcaAAAGTATACAGAGGAACACACAGGACGGTGCTGCAGGCAAAACAGCAGAGGTAAGAGCTAATAAAACTGAGACAAAACGCAAAtaatttttcttctctttctgtttttccttTCACACACGTTGAGCTTTACATTGAAAGCAACTTTTAACCTTTTCCCACCCAGACTGTGTCAGCATATTTGTCCACCGTACTAACATGTTGCAGTCTTAGTCATTGGGGTTCAGGATTATAAAAGGTCTGTTTCATCACCGGACCCGTCCCTGAAAACAACCTCTTTCTTATGTTTGTCTCCAGGGTGTCTGCTCAGCTCTCGACAACTCTCAACATGTAAAGCGTTAATTATAGGAGTAGATAAATGTTTGGCTGTACGTCTGTGTTCATcactgttgccaggcagcctgctttTCTTTACTTCTGCTCTCTTATACTGCAACGAACAATGCGTTGAGCATAAACGTCTCCGTGCGTGCTCATAGCGCACTCCATCTACGAAAGCCCAGGCCCTGGTGTCACGTGCGAGTATAACCGAGGCTTCACCCACCCCACACCTCCACAGTTTCTGTGCATGTTCTTAGCATGGTAGAAGAGATGAGATTAGGTTTCAATGTACATAAACGTGTAACTCTGCTTCCTTTTCAACATTTCCATGGAAGATTTTGGCTTTTCTACTTCTGCAAAAACAGCAGTACATTCAGAATCCCTTTTACCATCACTTCCTTTTCTTCATCTGAGCACATACGGTATAAAAAGTGAAACTGAGGATATGTGATAAGTTGATAAGTTGTACTTGCTGTTGGTTTATCTGTCTTTTTGTCTCACTGACATAAACGTCTGCTACACTGTAGACCCAGACGTTTTGTATTTACACAAGGAACACAACTCTTGGTATTGATATAAAGTATGAATTTTAAGACGTAATATTTCTGTTGTTTCAGAATGAAGGTGGAAATAGATCCTTGTTTGACCAGCTGGAGGACTTCCGTCTTGACCCAGCACAGCCTGAAGACAGACAGGTTGGTTTCTGAAGCAAGCCCTGTCACCATGTAACATTTCAATCAAGTCtgaccgtggatttccacaggatgcagaacgtctgcggaacggctctgctgcagaacggctgcgtgctccgctgTCCGTCAATatccaccaggtccggatttgttgcgtaacggctgcggccagccgaccacgagatctcgcaaattcacgtatgttcgcgcgatataacaggatgtagattctataaacagaaccacaaaaccaacaacagtttgtttccatccagaggagtagaggggaaacaactctgtgctgtgttttcaaggtgtagtgcagggaaatatgacctgccatgagcacggtgtattttattttgaaaagtaaccggatgttttattttgtttctgtgctcgacttcctgtcccgcaaaatctgaattgtgctgaattgctgcggagctctccggcgtccgtcaaaaatagaagctctgcgtatctgctccggagggctgcggactgacggaactgggacggagtagggacgcagacgttctgcagtcagtggaaatacacacattgactttaatggaaacctaatgactccgtcgacgttccgcagatgttccgcatccagtggaaattgtcGGTGATGCTTTatcattaaagctttagtgcgcaactttttgatattaaatgaccgtccgttacattcaagccattgccaaatgagttgctacaaagctaattgagactatcagctccacacaacttcAACACGTTCAGAAGAtcgtggcgtccggcgacttttcccgcgcagaaactggagtgaagataatgacctcttctgaagagttcctcttgtttttttaatcctccgtgtcctccttggctactagcaacagcgtggaggaggggtgggggtggtacgctatcacggaaggcttgtatcatgtggacgcgctgacagtgttgttgtcattacttagaattcctcatgggggcgaaagaaactacgcactatagctttaaccttTTGGATAGCAAGTATAAACTTGCAAACCCATACAAATCTAATATGTCTTTCAGGGTGTGGAGGACCTTATGGATTGGTGGAACACAGTGGAGTGTAAGTTACAAATAAAATGCTTTTCATCTTGTTTGGCTTTCTTTTGGATTAGTTCTGAGAGTAGATTTGTTTTTTCATCTCGAACCATTTACACCATATGACaaaaagtatgtggacatccCTGTTTGCATACTGTGCTgatttttaaattgttatttaacctttatttatccaggtaagtcgattgagaacaaattctcatttgcaacgacgacctgtcacattcacacagttccacattcatacctggaagctgcccagtacaacaccagtctgatctgctggccactgctccacaagcgctgctctttcactttccccacccagattttatcctgtcggtctggggataacttgcttgcttgcttctttaacctttaggccaccattTTCATGATTTGAGCCCCTAAGTTCCAATTAAAGGATAGCATAATGCTGCAGCTTATAATTCTATTTTAAACAATATTGTTCTTCCAACTTTGTGACAACAGTTTGTGGAATCACCTTTCCTGTTTCGAAATTATAGTGCCCCCGTGCACAAAGCCAGGTCCATAAAAAAGGTTTTCTGGGTTTATTTATTTCTCCTGTGGCTGAATGGGaacaaatccctgcagccaggtTCTAACATCTGTTGGAAAGCGTGAAACCAGAGGAGTGGATGCAGTTATAGTAGATTAATGCCCATGGTTTTGGAATAAGAATAAGTTCTGAATGTTTGCTGCCCACAAAGTTTTGGccatgtaatgtgtgtaatattaTAGGAAAGCTTAATATTCATTCTTTCTTGCTTTTACCTTCTCAGATTGGGAGGACACGCTTCAAGATGATGACATGACAGAAAAAGAAGAGGCCAAGTAAGCCAAGGCTCAAATAAGTGTTAATATAATATTTCACAGTCTTGTGTCTTTGTTCCCTTAAAGGGTCTGTTcactatatgtttttttctcttatttctGGTAGTATTTAGCCATGCAGATAGCTTCAGTTTCATGTGTCAAAGTTTTGAGATATCCACATCTAAAATGTCTTCCATGACTCCAATATATTAGAGAATATAATTTTATTTGTGCTGCTCAAAACTCAATCAGACAGAAACAGTGTCTCAGAAACAATACCACCATTACTCACAGGACTGCTGTCAGCagttttcatttcttcagcaGAGAGCAGTTCCAAAgatacggaagaggattagggccacatgtgaaaaaaatttattgagttctgagtttaaagtcagaattctgacatTTCCTCTTCcatacaaataaaattgttgACAGCAAGTTGTTTAATTCTTTGTGCAGCAGGAAAAACTTAAATGTATTCACCTCTAATGTATTGGAGAGGAAGCTGGATTTCTCAAAACTTGGGCAAATAAGACCACTACTATGTGTATGGCTAGATACACAGGTGGTAAGTGAGAGATCCAGTGATGTTGCTCTGTAATCACTCTAAACTTGTTGGTCTCAGAGCGTTTGCTGTGACGGCAGACAAGGTGCAGAAGGGCATCCGTGTCTTCAACAAACTGTTTTCGGAGCACGCCGAGAGCCTCTGGCAGCACGTCATGGACCTCAACAGCATCGCAGACGGCCTGGACAAGTTCAGCAAGAACACAAAGATTGCTCAAATCACCGGTGGCTCCACCAGCGCCCTCGGGGGCGTGGCCACCATCACCGGCCTCGCCCTGGCCCCGTTCACCATGGGAACCTCTTTGATTGTGACGGCGGTGGGATTGGGTGTGGCCACGGCCGGCGGGCTGACATCAGCAGGGGCCGGCATCTCTAACCAGGTCAACAACTCGATGGACCGCAAGAAGGTGGAGAAGATTGTGCAGGACTACCAGGAGAAGATCGACGACCTCAACAAGTGCCTGATGTTTGTCAAGCAGGGTATCGAGAACCTGAGGAGGTTCGACCTGCTCAAAATGAAAAAGCACGCCTACAACCGTGACTTCCCAGCGCTCAATTTCAATTTCTACGAAGACGGCGCCATGGCCGGAAGGGCCGTCCTCAACAACGCTAATGAGATCATGCGGGTGGTGCAGATCGCCAATATGGCGGGCAGCACAGCAGCCAGAGCGGTC
This Sander lucioperca isolate FBNREF2018 chromosome 9, SLUC_FBN_1.2, whole genome shotgun sequence DNA region includes the following protein-coding sequences:
- the apol1 gene encoding apolipoprotein L1 isoform X7; translation: MDRYDNMDLELECDGEAQKSLLFGGMFKRSSKSAVPPLQAQETGGVFSGMFKKSPKPFGARTQSQPVKQTNSDVEDPAVNGERSSEDKQVKSNMIQQETEERSETPMVPPRPTEEEMKRTSTYNKVKAKGTEDNQSQSDGEGLKKDESAEAEEEEEVNPPESKTAQSDDEGLKEEDDSSPKEEKKVEEGQDKTETKVKKPKRHNPFMPRGKGKSIQRNTQDGAAGKTAEGVCSALDNSQHNEGGNRSLFDQLEDFRLDPAQPEDRQGVEDLMDWWNTVEYWEDTLQDDDMTEKEEAKAFAVTADKVQKGIRVFNKLFSEHAESLWQHVMDLNSIADGLDKFSKNTKIAQITGGSTSALGGVATITGLALAPFTMGTSLIVTAVGLGVATAGGLTSAGAGISNQVNNSMDRKKVEKIVQDYQEKIDDLNKCLMFVKQGIENLRRFDLLKMKKHAYNRDFPALNFNFYEDGAMAGRAVLNNANEIMRVVQIANMAGSTAARAVQIASMATGVLTGLFIGMDIYFVAKDSKELKKGAKSEFAAKIREVALQLHDGLVELNGIRGELQTTTPETNAGNNTAALDSDKKEKNDSSSEDEIDRIKKAIKKDYENREYV
- the apol1 gene encoding apolipoprotein L1 isoform X2, translating into MDRYDNMDLELECDGEAQKSLLFGGMFKRSSKSAVPPLQAQETGGVFSGMFKKSPKPFGARTQSQPVKQTNSDVEDPAVNGERSSEDKQVKSNMIQQETEERSETPMVPPRPTEEEMKRTSTYNKVKAKGTEDNQDNQAMISRSARASEEELSSTAGQKQKSNHQSQSDGEGLKKDESAEAEEEEEVNPPESKTAQSDDEGLKEEDDSSPKEEKKVEEGQDKTETKVKKPKRHNPFMPRGKGKSIQRNTQDGAAGKTAEGVCSALDNSQHNEGGNRSLFDQLEDFRLDPAQPEDRQGVEDLMDWWNTVEYWEDTLQDDDMTEKEEAKAFAVTADKVQKGIRVFNKLFSEHAESLWQHVMDLNSIADGLDKFSKNTKIAQITGGSTSALGGVATITGLALAPFTMGTSLIVTAVGLGVATAGGLTSAGAGISNQVNNSMDRKKVEKIVQDYQEKIDDLNKCLMFVKQGIENLRRFDLLKMKKHAYNRDFPALNFNFYEDGAMAGRAVLNNANEIMRVVQIANMAGSTAARAVQIASMATGVLTGLFIGMDIYFVAKDSKELKKGAKSEFAAKIREVALQLHDGLVELNGIRGELQTTTPETNAGNNTAALDSDKKEKNDSSSEDEIDRIKKAIKKDYENREYV
- the apol1 gene encoding apolipoprotein L1 isoform X5 codes for the protein MDRYDNMDLELECDGEAQKSLLFGGMFKRSSKSAVPPLQAQETGGVFSGMFKKSPKPFGARTQSQPVKQTNSDVEDPAVNGERSSEDKQVKSNMIQQETEERSETPMVPPRPTEEEMKRTSTYNKVKAKGTEDNQELSSTAGQKQKSNHQSQSDGEGLKKDESAEAEEEEEVNPPESKTAQSDDEGLKEEDDSSPKEEKKVEEGQDKTETKVKKPKRHNPFMPRGKGKSIQRNTQDGAAGKTAEGVCSALDNSQHNEGGNRSLFDQLEDFRLDPAQPEDRQGVEDLMDWWNTVEYWEDTLQDDDMTEKEEAKAFAVTADKVQKGIRVFNKLFSEHAESLWQHVMDLNSIADGLDKFSKNTKIAQITGGSTSALGGVATITGLALAPFTMGTSLIVTAVGLGVATAGGLTSAGAGISNQVNNSMDRKKVEKIVQDYQEKIDDLNKCLMFVKQGIENLRRFDLLKMKKHAYNRDFPALNFNFYEDGAMAGRAVLNNANEIMRVVQIANMAGSTAARAVQIASMATGVLTGLFIGMDIYFVAKDSKELKKGAKSEFAAKIREVALQLHDGLVELNGIRGELQTTTPETNAGNNTAALDSDKKEKNDSSSEDEIDRIKKAIKKDYENREYV